In a genomic window of Erigeron canadensis isolate Cc75 chromosome 5, C_canadensis_v1, whole genome shotgun sequence:
- the LOC122602141 gene encoding putative pentatricopeptide repeat-containing protein At3g47840, with translation MGLEVLGSILHQCSKTKSFRHGFSLHAVAIKLGFVSNVIISNHILNMYAKCGNIEFARQVFDKMPERNLVTWSAMISGYDQAGKGIKAVELFARMKLDLANEFVFASAVSACASLAAVKLGKCIHAQAVVCGFSDVSFVSNSLVSMYMKCGRCSDALSVFVTCSEPNVVAYNAIITGLVENGQFEKAYEMFRLMCRQGLVPNRFSLVGILGNCITPNDFWIGMELHCLAIKLSLDCLAFVGNVLITMYSKFDLIKEADNIFWSIEEKDMFSWNTFMAACSHALDHGKCLKVFSEMLKTYSVSPDDFTYTSALAACSGLASSLLGRQIHGNLIRTRLNYDTGVANALVNMYAKCGSIKHAVNAFNQMNFHDLVSWNTLMAGFANHGLGKQAIELFDQMRELDIKPDSITFIALLAALNHTGLVDEGKFYFKAMQETYSIAPNVDHVSCIVDLLGRSRRVKEAEEYMERYSFEQDPVVLGCLLSACRVHGDLVVGKRTSERFLKIQKVSTSPYVLLSNLYASESMWDSVADARKQLKDSLIKKEPGHSLIEVKGSLEKFTVGRISHSRIEEIVGMLEVLSFTEGELFWCY, from the coding sequence atggGACTTGAAGTACTAGGTTCAATTTTGCACCAAtgttcaaaaacaaaatcatttagaCATGGGTTTTCCCTCCATGCTGTTGCTATCAAATTGGGTTTTGTATCTAATGTAATTATATCTAATCATATTTTAAACATGTATGCAAAATGTGGCAATATCGAGTTTGCACGccaagtgtttgataaaatgcctGAACGAAACCTCGTGACTTGGTCTGCTATGATTTCGGGTTATGATCAGGCTGGAAAGGGTATAAAGGCGGTTGAGCTTTTCGCTAGAATGAAATTAGACCTGGCGAACGAGTTTGTGTTTGCTAGTGCTGTTAGTGCGTGTGCTAGTCTGGCGGCGGTTAAGTTGGGGAAATGTATTCATGCGCAGGCGGTGGTTTGTGGGTTTTCTgatgtttcttttgtttctaACTCACTTGTGTCGATGTACATGAAATGTGGACGGTGTAGTGATGCATTGTCGGTTTTTGTGACTTGTTCTGAACCGAATGTGGTTGCGTATAATGCTATAATTACAGGGTTGGTTGAAAATGGTCAATTTGAGAAAGCGTATGAGATGTTTAGACTTATGTGTCGACAAGGGCTTGTTCCAAATCGGTTTAGTTTAGTTGGTATTTTAGGAAATTGTATTACTCCGAATGATTTTTGGATTGGGATGGAACTGCATTGTCTAGCCATCAAGCTCAGTCTTGATTGCTTAGCTTTTGTTGGCAATGTGTTGATTACAATGTATTCAAAGTTTGATTTGATTAAGGAAGCGGATAACATATTTTGGTCCATTGAGGAAAAAGATATGTTTTCATGGAATACATTTATGGCTGCGTGTTCTCATGCCCTTGATCATGGCAAGTGTTTAAAGGTCTTTAGTGAGATGCTGAAAACGTATAGTGTATCACCCGATGACTTCACATACACAAGTGCCCTTGCTGCGTGTTCTGGTCTTGCTTCTTCTCTTTTAGGCAGACAAATTCATGGTAATTTAATTAGAACGAGGTTAAACTATGATACTGGTGTCGCTAATGCACTTGTGAACATGTATGCGAAATGTGGTTCTATAAAACACGCGGTTAATGCTTTTAACCAGATGAATTTCCATGATCTTGTTTCATGGAATACCCTCATGGCTGGATTTGCAAATCATGGATTAGGGAAACAAGCaattgagttatttgatcaaaTGAGGGAATTAGACATCAAACCCGATTCTATCACATTCATTGCACTTCTAGCAGCTTTGAATCATACAGGACTAGTCGACGAGGGTAAATTCTACTTTAAAGCTATGCAGGAAACTTATAGTATTGCTCCCAACGTTGACCATGTCTCTTGCATAGTTGACTTATTAGGCAGATCCCGAAGGGTAAAAGAGGCTGAAGAGTACATGGAAAGATATTCTTTTGAACAAGATCCTGTTGTTCTCGGGTGCTTATTATCTGCCTGTCGTGTACACGGTGATCTTGTCGTAGGAAAGCGTACCTCTGAACGTTTCTTGAAGATTCAGAAAGTTTCTACGTCGCCTTATGTATTATTATCTAATCTATATGCTTCAGAAAGTATGTGGGACAGTGTAGCAGATGCAAGAAAACAGTTAAAGGATAGTTTAATAAAGAAAGAGCCAGGACATAGTTTAATTGAAGTTAAAGGTAGTTTAGAGAAGTTCACTGTTGGCAGAATTTCTCATTCTAGAATAGAAGAGATTGTTGGTATGCTTGAAGTTTTGAGCTTTACAGAAGGCGAACTCTTTTGGTGTTACTAA